From the genome of Streptomyces ficellus:
TCGACGCCGCGTCCCTCGGCGAGATGCAGCACGCCCTCGCCTCCGGGTGGACCGGCGACCGCATCATGACCACCGGCCCGAAGGACCCCGAGTTCCTCTGGCTGGCCCTGCGCGCCGGTGCCGTCGTCAACGTGGACGGCCCCGGCGAGCTGGAACGGGCGGCCGAGCTGGTCCGGGCGTACGGCCTGCCCCGGTGCCGTGTCGTGCTGCGGCTGTCCGGGTTCGAGACGTCCGGCACCACCCTGCTGTCCCGCCGCAGCCGCTTCGGCACCCCGGCGCGGTCGCTGAAGCACCTGCTCGACACGGCCGACCGGTACCGGGACGCGGTGGAGCCGATCGGCGTCGGCTACCACCTCGACACCACGAGCCTGGACGAGAAGGCGGCGGCGCTCGAAGGCTGCCTGACGGCGATGGAGGAGATGCGGGTACGCGGCTTCTCCCCGCGCGCCGTCGACGTCGGCGGCGGCTTCGGCGTCAACTACCTGGCCCACGCCGACCAGTGGTCCCGCTACACGACCGCGCTCACCCGGGCGGTCATGGGGGAGCGGCCGCCCCTGACGTGGGACGGCCACGGCTACGGCCTGCGGATGGAGAACGGCACCGTCAAGGGCGCCCTGGGGCTCTACCCGGCCCACCGCCCCCTCGCCGGCGCCGGCTACCTCGACGAGCTGCTGTCGCGCCCCGCCGCCGGGCTCGGCGGCCGCCCCCTGGGCACCCTGCTGCTGGAGAGCCTGCACGAGCTGTACGTCGAGCCCGGGCGGGCGCTCGTGGACCAGTGCGGGATCACCCTGGGCAGGGTGCTGGAGGTCCGGGCCACGGACACCGGTGCCCACCTGGTGCGGCTCGCGATGAACGCCGGTGACGTCGGCCTGGAGGACCACGGCGTCCTCGTGGACCCGGTCCTCCTGCCCCGCGACATCGGCGACGGCGGTGGCGCCGGTGCGGGGCACGCGGCCGTCCACCTCATGGGCAACCTCTGCCTGGAGTCGGACCTGATCACCCGCCGCACCGTCCACCTGCCCCGGCTGCCGCGCCCCGGCGACCTCCTCGCCTTCCCCAACACCGCCGGCTACTGCATGGACTTCGGCGCCACCCACGCCCAGCGGCAGCCCGTCGCCCGCAGGGTCGCCGTCGAGCGGGAAGGGGAGTCCTGGCACTGGTGCCTCGACGAGCAGTACTGGCCGATCACACGACCGGGGGGACAGCGCACATGAGGTACGACAGCATCACCGACGCCATCGGCAACACCCCGCTGGTGCGCATCGACCCGGAGGTCCACGGTCTGCGCACCGTCGACCTCTACGCCAAACTGGAGATGCTCAACCCCTTCGGCTCCCTCAAGGACCGGGCCGCCTGGAACATGGCCCGCCAGGGCCTCGCCGGCGCCCGGGAGCGCGGCGAGACGGTCGTCGAACTGTCCAGCGGCAACACGGCCAAGGCCCTGGCCCTGATCGCGGGGATGCACGGGCTGCCGTTCAAGAGCGTCACCAACCGGATGCGCGTCCCCGAGATCAAGGACCTGCTCCTGCTGCTGGGCGCCGAGATCGAGGAGCTGCCCGGTCGGTCCGAGTGCCTCGACCCGACCGACACCGACGACCCGCTGACCCTCTTCCACCAGCGGCTCAACCGGCCCGGCAGCGCCCACTTCCACACCGACCAGTACTTCAACGCCCGCAACAGCGAGGCGCACGCGTCCGGCACCGGCCCGGAGATCATCGCCGACCTCGACGGCCGGGCGCCGGACTGGTTCATCGCCTGCGTGGGCACCGCCGGATCGTCGACGGGTGTGGCGACCGCGCTGCGCGCCCACGACCCGTCGGTGGCCGTGGTGGGGCTCGTCGGCGAGAAGTCCGACTTCATCCCCGGCATCCGCACCGCCGACGAGGTGCAGGAGGTGGGGCTGTTCGACCCGGCGACGTACGACACGATCGAGACCGTCGGCGCCGACGAGGCCATCGACGGCATGGTGACGCTGATCCGCCGCTGCGGCCTGCTCGCCGGGCCGACCGGCGGGGCCGCCTACCACGGGGCGGTGCGCCACCTGCGGGAGTTCGACGCCGTCCCGCCACCGGACGGGCGGCGGCGGACGGCCGTCTTCATCGTCTGCGACCGGGCGGAGAGCTACCTCGGATACGTACGGCAGCGCCGGCCCGAGCTGCTGGGCCGGCCGCCGGTGAAGAACTCGGTGGCCACCCTGACCGACACAGAGGCCCGCACCGCGACCGTCATCGACGTCACCGAGGCCCGGAAGTGGATCGCGGAGGAGCATCCGCTGGTGATCGACCTGCGCGGCCCGTTCGCGTACGCCGCGCTGCACATCGACGGCTCGCTGAACATCGTGGACGAGCTGTTCGACGAGCTGGTGCGGGGCGGCCTGCCGTTCGGGAAGCGCCGCCCGGTGCTGCTGGCGTGCCCGGTGGGGGAGAAGTCGGCCCGGTACGCGGCCCTGCTGACGAGGATGGGCCACCCCGACGTGCGCAGCCTCGCGGGCGGCATCGTGGCCTGGCGGGACGCGGGTGCCCCGCTGGTGCGTGACTGACGTGACCGGTGTCGCGGCGGAGCTCACGGAACTGGGCCCCTGGCAGCGGGCGTTGCGCGACCAGTTCCCGATCGTCACCGGCCATCCGGGCCTGGTGTACCTGGACAGCGCGGCCACCGCGCAGAAGCCGCTGGCCGTGCTGGACGCCGTGCGGCACTACCTCACCACCTCCAACGCCAACGCGGGCCGCGGCTCCTACCCGTGGGCGAACTCCACGACGGCGCTGGTGGAGACCGCCCGCGAGCGGGTCAAACGGTTCCTGGGCGATCCGGAACCGGACCGGTCGGCGGTGCACTTCACCAGTGGGACGACGGAGGGGCTGCGGACGGTCGCGCGGGACTGGCTGCCCGGGCTCCTGGCCGACGGCGACGAGATCGTCGTCCCGTTCCACGACCACATGGCGAACCTGTCACCGTGGCTGGAGGTCCAGGAGGTGCTGGCGCGCCAGGGCGTGCGCGTCGGGGTCCGGGAGCTGCCGTGCCAGGAGGCGTCGGGTGACTACGACCCGGCGGCGCTCGCCCGGGTCATCGGCCCGCGCACCCGGTTCGTGGCGGTCACGCACGTGCACCACGTGTACGGCGCCGACATGAACGTGCACCGGGTCCGCGAGGTGGTCGGGCCGGACGTGCCCATCTGCCTGGACGCGGCGCAGAGCGTGGGGCACCTGCCGGTGTCGGTGGCCGGGCTGGACGTGGACTTCGTGGTGTTCTCCGGCCACAAGGCGCTGGCCCTGCCGGGTACGGGCGCGGTGTGGGCGCGCGGGCGGCGCGGCCCGGACTTCCGGCCCGGCGGGTGGCGGGGCACCCCGAACACCGCCGGGATCGTCTCGCTGGTGGCGGCGCTCGACTGGCTGGAGGCCGCGGGGACGGACCGGATCGAGCGCTGGACGGTGGCGCTCATGTCCCTGCTGACGGACGGGCTCGGCCGGATGGCGGACACGTACGCGGTCCTCGGCTGCCGCGACAGTCTGGCGGCCGGTTCGGGCGTCCAGCGCCGGCGGAGCCTGGTGACCTTCCGGCACCGCGGGATCGACGCGCACGACCTGGGTTTCGTCCTCTACGACCACGGGTTCATGGTGCGGTCCGACGGGCACTGCCAGGCCGGGAAGCGGGAGGGGGACGGGTCGGTGCGCGTCAGCCTCCATGTGCACAACACACCCGAAGAGGTGGGAGCACTCCTCACCACCCTCACCAGTCTGCAATGATTTTCAATAGCAGAAGCGGGTGGTTCGTGCGGTGCGGAGGGACGCGGGCGGCTATGGGTGTGAACGCGGTGACGGCCGCTCGGTGGGTGGAGCGCTGGGAGGACCAGCAGCAGCGGTACGCGGTCGACCGGGAGGAGAGCTTCACCGTCATCGCGGACGTGGTCGAGCACGTGACGCGCGGTCAGGCCGCGCCGCTCGTCCTCGACCTCGGGAGCGGGCCGGGCTCCCTGGCGGCGCGGCTGGCCTGCCGCCTCCCCGGTGCGGAGGTGCTGGCCGTCGACGGCGACCCTCTGCTGCTGGAGCTGGGCAGCACCTACTACGGTGCCGCGCTGCGGTACGTCGAGGCGATGATCGGCGCGCCCGGCTGGCTGGGCGCGCTCACCCTGGACCGCCCGGTGGACGCCGCCGTGTCGACGACGGCCCTGCACTACCTGGACCGCGCCACCCTGTTCCGGGTGTACCGGGAGCTGGCGGGGGTGTTGCGCCCGGGCGGCGTCCTCGTCAACGGGGACCACATGCACCCCGACTCCCCGAAGCTGTCCCAGCTCGCCGCCGACCTCGGGCGCCGCCACGCCGAGCGGCACCCGGGCCCCGCCCGCGACGACTGGGAGTCCTGGTGGTCGGGCGCGGCCTCCGACCCGGAGCTGGCGCGGTTCCTGGCGCAGCGCGGGAGCCACCGGCACCCGGCTTGCGAGGGCAACGACCTGACCGTCTCGCGTCATCTGGACCTGTTGCGCGAGGCCGGGTTCGCGCACGCGGGCGTGGTGTGGCAGCACGGTCTCAGCCACGTCCTGGCCGCCGTCCGCTGACCCCGGCCCGGGCGTCGTCTCAGCTGCCGGAGGCGGCCACCGCGACGATGGACCTGACCTGGGCGGTGATGTCGGCCCGGTTGCGCAGGAACTCCGGATCCGTCACCGCGTCGCCGTTGCCGGCGCCGAACTGGAGCACCGGGGTGTGCACATGGCCGCCCGGCAGGCCCCGCAGGCCCAGCCGGTCGCGCAGCAGCGTGGCGCGGTAGGCGATCTCGTTGGACAGGTAGTCCCCGCCGCCGCCCGCGCGGGCGGCCGAGCCGGGGGTGGGGCCGGCGGGCCGGACGACGGGCGCGGTGCCGCCCGCCGGGACCTCGGTCACCGACGTGTTGTCGTACACCGGGAACCGGCCCGTGTCCGCCGCGACGATCGATGCGTACGGCAGGGTCGTCGTCGTCCACTGCGGCTGCGTCGCCGGGTCGGCGACCGGCACGACGCCCGTCTCGGAGAGGTTCTCGTTGTCGCCGAACCCGCCGCGCCAGGCGCCGTTGTACCGCTCGATGTCGAAGCGGCCCACCCGGCCCTGGCTCACCGTGGTGAAGGCGTCCAGGTGCGGCAGGTGCGGCCGCAGGGCCCGCTCCACCTCGCCGTCCGCGAAGTCCGCCCAGCGCACCGGGAACACCGCGGTCTCCACCCGGGCGAGCCGGCCGTCCGCCGTGCGGATCAGGGTGCCGTCCAGGGCCAGCGCCGCCGCCCCGGACGGGTTGCTGATCCGTACGTCCCGGTCCAGCGTGAACGGGTCGAACCCGGTCACCAGGACGCGCTTGACGCCCTTGCTGGCGGGGAAGCGGATGGCGTCCTGACCGCGTGAGGCGGTCTCCAGGCGGTCCAGCAGCCGGGCCCGTTCACCGTCGGACAGGGCGAAGCCGGGCTCCCAGGCGCGCAGTTCCCGCGTCATGGCCAGCCGTGCCCAGTACAGCGGGCGGTCGTCGTCCCGCGCCAGGTCGCCCCCGGCGGGCCCGCGCCCCTGGGCCCGGTCCACCGCCCGCTGCCACAGCCGCGCACCGTGCCGGGCGACGGCCCGCTCGGCCGCCGCGTACGACCCGGCCGTGCCCAGGGCGGCGGCGAACTCGGGTGCCACCGTGGCGAATCCGCCGCGGGTGAGGATCTCCCGGGGTACGGCCCGGTCGAGGCGGGCCTCCTCTGCGGTGGGTTCCGCGCCGGGTGTCGCCGCCGAGGCGGGGAGCGCGGGAACCGTCAGCGCGGCGAGGGCGAGGACCAGGGCTGTACGCGACCGTATCCGGGACACTGGGGGCAGTCCTTCCGTAGGGTGCCGGAACGCTACCGCGCCCCCAACAGCCGCAGAAAGTCCCGGAAGGCGGCCGGCATGTCCACCGCGTCCGGATCCAGCAGCCACTGGTACTGGAGCCCGTCCATCACCGCGGTCAGCAGCGGCGCGGCCTGTTCGGGCGTCAGTCCGCCGGGCAGCCGGTCCCCGAACTCGGCGCGCAGGACGTCCGCCATGTGGGCGCGCACCTGGGCGTAGCGGCGGGTGAAGAAGTCCCGCGCCGGGTGATCCTCCGTCACGCTCTCGCCGAGCAGCGCCGAGAAGGTCTGCACGATGCCGGGGCGCATCGCGTTGTACTCGACGAGCGAGTCCAGGAGGTCGAGCCGCCAGCCGTCCCGGGCGGCCGCCCCGCCGCCGCCGGTGTCCCACTGGTCGCGCTCCTCCAGGACGGCGACCAGCAGCGCCTCCTTGGTGGGGAAGTGGTGCAGGAGCCCCTGCTGGGTCAGGCCGACCCGCTCGGCGACCGCTCCGAGGGAGGCGCCCCGGTAGCCGCGCTCCGCGATCACTTCGAGTGCCGCGCGCACGATCTCCGCGCGCCGCTCCTCACTCCTGGCCCTGGCCGCTGCCATCCACGTACTCCCATCCGACTGGGTAACGGAAACATAACGAAACCTACCGTGCTACAGGTGACGGGCGCACCATGGGGCGTACCGCACGCGCGCACGCCGACACGGAGGTACGACAGTGACAGACACGACCGGCACCCGGCACGAACAAGCCGTCGAGACGGCACTCGGCACGCTCGACCTCGATACCAAGGCCCGTCTCCTGGCCGGCCGGGACATGTGGTCGCTGCCCGCCGTCCCGGAAATCGGCCTGAAGTCGCTGGTCATGTCCGACGGCCCGATCGGCGTACGCGGAGTCCGCTGGACCGCCGACGACCCGTCCGTCGCCCTGCCGTCCCCCACCGCCCTCGCCGCCGCCTGGGACCCCGCCCTCGCCCGCCGCGCCGGCCGGCTCCTCGCCCAGGAGGCCCGCCGCAAGGGCGTCCACGTCGTCCTCGCCCCCACCGTCAACCTCCACCGCACACCGCTGGGCGGCCGGCACTTTGAGGCGTACAGCGAGGACCCGTACCTCACCGGGGAGATCGGCACCGGATACGTCCTGGGCGTCCAGGACGGCGGCGTCGGCACCACCGTCAAGCACTTCGTCGCCAACGACGCCGAGACCGACCGCTTCACCGTCGACAACCGGATCGCCGCCCGGCCGCTGCGCGAGCTCTACCTCGCCCCCTTCGAGGCGATCGTCAAGAACGCCCGCCCCTGGGGGGTCATGACCGCGTACAACCAGGTCAACGGCACCACCATGACCGAGCACCACCACCTGGTCAACGAGGTGCTGCGCGGCGAGTGGGGCTTCGACGGCGTCAACGTCTCCGACTGGATGGCCGCCCGCGACACCAGGGGCACCATCGAGGGCGGACTCGACATCGCCATGCCCGGGCCCCACACCGTGTACGGCGAGGCGCTCGCCGCCGCCGTCCGCGCGGGCGAGGTCGACGAGGCGCTCGTCGACGCGGCCGTCCGCAACGTGCTGCGCCTCGCCGCACGCGTCGGCGCCCTGGACGGCACCGAGCCGGCGGTCACCGACCCGCCCGCACCCGTCGACGGCGACGCCCTCGCCCGCGAGATCGCCCACCGCTCCTTCGTCCTGCTGCGCAACGAGGGAGCCCTGCCGCTCGCCCCCGGCCACCGCGTCGCCCTCATCGGCGCGGCCGCCCGCGACGCCCGCATCCTCGGCGGCGGCTCCGCCCAGGTCTTCCCCGCCCACACCGTCTCCCCGCTCGACGGGCTCACCGCCGCCCTGCCCGCCGGCACGCTCACCCACGCGACCGGCGCCGACCCCAGCGACGAACCCGCACCCGCCGGGCCGGGCTTCGCACTGCGCGCCGTGTGCCGCGACGCGGCCGGGAACGTCCTCGGCGAGGGGAACCTCCCGGGCGGGCAGGTCCAGTGGATCGGCGACGACCTGCCCGACGGCGTCACCCACGAGCGGCTCCACAGCGTCGAGGTCACCGGCACCTTCACCCCGCGCGAGAGCGGCGACCACGCCTTCGGCACCCGGGGCCTGGGCGCCTTCACCCTCACCGTCGCCGGCGAGACCCTCTACGACGGCGTCCAGGAGATGGGCGACGAGGCCGACCCGTTCGAGGCGTTCTTCGGCTCGCCGACCGAGCGCGGCACGGTCACCCTCACCGAGGGCGAGCCCGTCGAGGTGTCCCTCCTCCACCCGCTGGACCGGGAGCACGCGGCGCCGCTGCCCGGCGTGATGTTCTCCCTCGTCCACCGCGCGCCACGCCGCGACCCCGACCAGCTGATCGCCGAGGCCGCCGAGGCCGCCCGCGCCGCCGACACCGCGATCGTCGTGGTCGCCACCACCGAGCGCGTCGAGTCCGAGGGCTTCGACCGCACCGACCTGGCACTGCCCGGCCGCCAGGACGACCTGGTGCGCGCCGTCGCCGCCGCCAACCCGAACACCGTCGTCGTCGTCAACGCCGGCTCACCGGTCGAGATGCCGTGGCGGGACGACGTGGCCGCCGTACTGCTCGGCTGGTTCCCCGGCCAGGAGGGCGGCGCCGCCCTCGCCGACGTCCTCACGGGCGCCGAGGAACCCGGCGGCCGCCTGCCCACCACCTGGCCCGCCGCCCTCGCCGACGCCCCCGTCACCGACGTCACCCCGGTGAACGGCCAACTCCACTACACCGAGGGCGTCCACACCGGTTACCGCGCCTGGGACCGGGCCGGCACCACCCCGGCCTACCCCTTCGGCCACGGCCTCGGCTACACCACCTGGGAGTACGAGGCGCTGGAACTGTCCCCCGAGAGCGCCACCGTCCGCGTCCGCAACACCGGCACCCGCCCCGGCCGCGAGACCGTCCAGCTGTACGCCGCGCCCGCCGGCGACGACCCGGTGGACCGCCCCGCGCGCTGGCTGGCCGGCTTCGCGAGCGTCCAGGCCGGGCCGGGCGAGACCGCCGAGGCCGAGATCCGGCTCCCCCGGCGGGCCTTCGAGATCTGGGACGAGGAGACCGGCGCCTGGACGGCCGTCCCCGGCACGTACGAGATCCGCGCGGGCCGCTCGCTCACCGACACCCGGCTGACCGCCCTGCTGACCGTGGGCACGGACTAGCGGAACGCCCTAGCGGCAACCGAACGCGTACACGGTCTCCGACGCGTACACCTCGCCCGGCCGCAGCACCGTGCTCGGGAACCGCGGCCGGTTCGGGGAGTCGGGGAACGCCTGGGTCTCCAGGGCGACGCCGTCCGGGTGCTCCGGTGCGTACACCTGGAGGCCCGGCTCCGTCGTACGGACCGTCAGCAGCCGCCCCGAGCGCGGCGAGTACAGCTCCGCCGCCGGGCCGTCCCGGTCACCGTCCAGCACGAAGTTGTGGTCGAGCCCCGTGCCCACCGGGCGCGGGGTCCGGAAGTCGAACCGGGTGCCGGCCACCGACGCGACCTCACCGGTCGGGATCGCGGAACCGTCCAGCGGAGTGAAGTGCCCGGCCGCGAGCCGCAGCTCGTGCCCGCCGCCCAGGTTCCAGTACGAGTGGTTCGTCAGCGCCACCACCGTCGGCGCGTCCGTCACCGCCCGGTACGCGATCCGCAGCGCGCCGTCCGCGTCCAGGGTGTACGTGGCGGAGACCTCCAGCCGCCCCGGGAACCCCTCCTCGCCGTCCGGGCTCACCCGCGACAGCCGCACCCCGCCGTCCACCGCCTCCGCGTCCCACACCCGCTTGTCGAACCCGCGCTCCCCGCCGTGCAGGCAGTTCGGACCGCCGTTGCGGGCCAGCCGGTGCACGCGGCCGTCCAGCGTGAACGCCCCGCCCGCGATCCGGTTCGCGTACCGCCCCACCAGCGCCCCGAAGTACGGGCCGGGATCCGCCTCGTACCCGCCGGGCGAGCCGTACCCCAGCACCACGTTCGCCACCGCACCGTCCCGGTCGGGCACCTCCACCGACTGCACGATCCCGCCGTACGTCAGCACCGCCACCCGCGTGCCGCCCCGCTCCAGCACCCAGCGGTGCACGGCCGTGCCGTCGGCCAGCCGCCCGCACACTCCCACGTCAGCCATCCCCGCCACCCTCCGTGACCTTGGCGTACGCGATGTCCGCGAGCCGCTCCTGGCCGTCCAGCCCCGGATGGAACCAGTCCCACGGGCTCAACTGCTCGCCCGTGAACCGGAAGTCGAACACCGCCCCGCCGTCGTACCGGCACAACCGGTCCTTCGCGCACACCTCCCGCAGCGCCTCGTTGTACGCCACCACCCGCCGGTACACCTGCTCACGCCGCTCCGTCGCCGCCGGGCCCAGGTCGTCGGCGTTCCCCAGCATCGACGCGCACACCCCCAGCTTCCACACCTGCTTGCCGATCGCGCTGCCCCGGCCGGTCGACCACAACCGCTTCAGGTCCGGCACGCTCGACACGTACACCTGGCTCTTCGGCGACACCTCGCGCAGCTCCCGCATCGCCTCCGTGAGCGAGGCGCGGAAGTCCGGCACCGGCGTCATCAGGGCGGTGCTGTCACGGCACGCGTCGTTCGCGCCGACCATCACGGTCACCAGCCCGGGCCTCTTCGCCGCCGCCCGCGCCATCTGCGTCGGCAGCTCCGCCGCCCGCGCCCCGGACCGGGCCAGGTTCCAGCTGCGCGCCGGCAGTGCCGCCGGGCCCAGCAGCCGCCGCGCCAGGCTGTTCACCCGGGCGTCGCCGCCGGTCGCCCACGACACCTCCGGGCAGTCGACCAGCACCCCGCACGCGTCGAAACCACGGGTGATCGAGTCACCGACGGCCGCGACCGAGGCGGGGCTCGTGTCCCACTCCGGAGTGGGTTTCGGCGACGGCGAGGGACGCGCCGCCACGCCCGGCCCGCGCTCCGGTTCCGCGTCGCACCCGGCCAGCGCCACGCCCGCCACCAGGGCGGTGGCCGCCGCCCAGGCGGCGAGCGTTCGTATACGGCCCCGTCGGCTCGCGGGCATCCGGTAGCCCTTTCGTCGGCGTCCTGGCGAGTGAAAGCTTGGTGTCAACGTCCCCCGGGCAGACCGTACGTCATCCCAAGCGCCCCGGCGCACGGTAGCTTTTCCCCGTCGAACCGTCAGGCGCCTTCGCCGACCGGCTCCGGTAAATTACATCACGTCACATGCTGTCCCTTTTGCGGAGTTTCACTCCCGATGCTGTTTACTGAGGCCGCTGGGAAAGGCGAACCTCGTCCCACACTGGAGGTCCCGGTGACGACACGTGGAGTCCTGTACGTACACTCCGCACCGCGCGCGCTGTGCCCGCACGTCGAATGGGCGGTGGCGGGAGTGCTCGGTGCGAGGGTCCAGCTCGACTGGATCCGTCAGCCCGCCGCGCCGGGCACCTGGAGAGCCGAGTTCTCCTGGCAGGGCGAACCGGGCACCGCCTCCAAGCTCGCGTCCGCGCTGCGCGGCTGGCAGATGCTCCGCTTCGAGGTCACCGCCGAACCCTGCGCCACCGCCGAGGGCGAGCGCTACAGCGCCACGCCCGAGCTGGGCATCTTCCACGCGGTCACCGGCATGCACGGTGACATCCTGATCCCCGAGGACCGCCTGCGCGCCGCCCTCGTCCGCTCCGCCCAGGGCGAGACCCAGCTGGAGGCGGAGATCGCCAAGCTCCTGGGCAAGCCCTGGGACGACGAGCTCGAACCCTTCCGCTACGCCGGCGAAGGCGCCCCGGTCCGCTGGCTCCACCAGGTCGTCTGACCCCACGCCCCCCGCACACACCAGTGGGCCCACCCCCGTAGGGGCGGGCCCACCGTCATGTCGGGCGTCAGACCGTCCGGAACGCCAGCACCACGTTGTGGCCGCCGAAGCCGAACGAATTGTTGATCGCGGCGATCGTGCCCTCGGGGAGGGGGCGCGGGGTGTCGCGGACGACGTCCGCGTCCACGTCCTCGTCCAGGTCGTCGACGTTGATGGTCGGCGGGGCCGTGCGGTGGTGGAGGGCCAGGACCGTGGCGACGGTCTCGATGCCGCCCGCGCCGCCCAGCAGGTGGCCGGTCATGGACTTGGTGGCCGAGATCGCCACGTGGTCCAGCTCCTCGCCGAGCACCTTGCGCAGCGCCTTCACCTCGGCGACGTCACCCTGCGGGGTGGACGTGGCGTGGGCGTTGAGGTGCACGACCTCGGCCGGCTTCAGGTCGGTGGTGTCCAGCAGGTTCTGCAGGGCGGCGGCGATACCGCGGCCCGTCGGCTCCGGCTGGGCGATGTGGTGGCTGTCGGCCGACAGGCCCTGGCCGAGCGCCTCGCAGTAGACCTTGGCGCCGCGCGCGGCGGCGTGCTCGGCGGACTCCAGGATGACGACGCCCGCGCCCTCGCCGAGGACGAAGCCGTCACGGGCCTTGTCGTACGGGCGGGAGGCCTTCTCGGGCTCGTCGTTGCTCTTGGACATCGCCATCATGTTGGCGAACGCGGCCACCGGCAGCGGGTGGATCGCAGCCTCGGTGCCGCCCGCGACGACCACGTCGGCGCGGCCGGTGCGGATCATCTCGATGGCGTAGCCGATCGCCTCGGCGCCCGACGCGCACGCCGACACCGGGGTGTGGACGCCCGCCCGGGCGTTCACCTCCAGGCCGACGTTGGCGGAGGGGCTGTTGGGCATCAGCATCGGCACGGTGTGCGGGGAGACGCGGCGTACGCCCTTCTCCTTCAGCACGTCGTACTGGTCGAGCAGGGTCGTCACACCACCGATACCGGAGGCGATGACGGCGCCGAGGCGCTCGGGCGCGACGGCCTCGTCCTCGCCCGCCGGGGCGCCGAAGCCCGCGTCCGCCCACGCCTCGCGGGCCGCGATCACGGCGAACTGCGCCGAGCGGTCCAGCTTGCGGGCGAGCGGTCGGGGCAGGACGTCCGCCGGGTCGACGGCCGCCGGGGCCGCGATCCGCACGGGCATGTCGGCGAAGCGGTCGCCCTCGAGGGGCTTGACGCCGGAGCGTCCCGCCAGCAGACCCTCCCAGGTGGCGGCGGAGTCGCCACCCAGCGGTGTGGTTGCGCCGATACCGGTGACGACCACGGTGCGATTGGTCGAGTTCACAGGAATTCTTTCTCCACGTCTATGAGGTATGCGGGGAATGCGGCGCCACCGCCGGGTGGCGATCCGATCAGCCCTGGTGCTTCAGGATGTAGTCGGCAGCGTCGCCGACCGTCTTGAGGTTCTTGACGTCCTCGTCCGGGATCTTGACGTCGAAGCGCTCTTCGGCGGCGACGACGACCTCGACCATGGAGAGCGAGTCGACGTCCAGGTCGTCGGTGAAGGACTTGTCCAGCTGGACGTCCTCGACCGGGATGCCGGCGATCTCGTTGACGATGTCGGCGAGACCGGCGACGATCTCTTCCTGAGTGGCGGCCATGTGGCGCTCCTTCGGTGTGTTTCTCAGAGGTGTTTCTCAGAGGGTTTCGAGGCGGTCGTCCGGGAAACTCCCCGAACGTGCCTAGGGGAGGGTAACGACCGTCGCGGCGTAGACGAGACCCGCCCCGAAGCCGATGACGAGCGCGGTGTCGCCGCTCCTCGCCTGACCGGTCGCCAGAAGCCGCTCCATCGCGAGCGGAATGGAGGCGGCCGAGGTGTTTCCGGTCGTCTCCACGTCACGGGCGACCGTCACGTGCTCGGGCAGCTTCAGAGTCTTCACCATCGAGTCGATGATCCGCATGTTCGCCTGGTGCGGGATGAAGACGTCCAGGTCGGCGGCGGTGATGCCGGCCGCGTCGAGGGCCTGCTGGGCGACCTTCGCCATCTCGAAGACGGCCCAGCGGAACACCGCCTGGCCCTCCTGCGTGATGGCGGGGAACTTGTCGACCGTGCCGTCGCGGTAGTCGGTCCAGGCGACGGTCTGCTTGATGGTCTCGGACTTGTCGCCCTCGGAGCCCCACACGGTGGGGCCGATCGCCGGCTCCTTCGCGGGGCCGACGACGACGGCGCCCGCGCCGTCACCGAACAGGAAGGCCGTCGCGCGGTCCTCCAGGTCGGT
Proteins encoded in this window:
- a CDS encoding TetR/AcrR family transcriptional regulator, with the translated sequence MAAARARSEERRAEIVRAALEVIAERGYRGASLGAVAERVGLTQQGLLHHFPTKEALLVAVLEERDQWDTGGGGAAARDGWRLDLLDSLVEYNAMRPGIVQTFSALLGESVTEDHPARDFFTRRYAQVRAHMADVLRAEFGDRLPGGLTPEQAAPLLTAVMDGLQYQWLLDPDAVDMPAAFRDFLRLLGAR
- a CDS encoding beta-glucosidase family protein; amino-acid sequence: MTDTTGTRHEQAVETALGTLDLDTKARLLAGRDMWSLPAVPEIGLKSLVMSDGPIGVRGVRWTADDPSVALPSPTALAAAWDPALARRAGRLLAQEARRKGVHVVLAPTVNLHRTPLGGRHFEAYSEDPYLTGEIGTGYVLGVQDGGVGTTVKHFVANDAETDRFTVDNRIAARPLRELYLAPFEAIVKNARPWGVMTAYNQVNGTTMTEHHHLVNEVLRGEWGFDGVNVSDWMAARDTRGTIEGGLDIAMPGPHTVYGEALAAAVRAGEVDEALVDAAVRNVLRLAARVGALDGTEPAVTDPPAPVDGDALAREIAHRSFVLLRNEGALPLAPGHRVALIGAAARDARILGGGSAQVFPAHTVSPLDGLTAALPAGTLTHATGADPSDEPAPAGPGFALRAVCRDAAGNVLGEGNLPGGQVQWIGDDLPDGVTHERLHSVEVTGTFTPRESGDHAFGTRGLGAFTLTVAGETLYDGVQEMGDEADPFEAFFGSPTERGTVTLTEGEPVEVSLLHPLDREHAAPLPGVMFSLVHRAPRRDPDQLIAEAAEAARAADTAIVVVATTERVESEGFDRTDLALPGRQDDLVRAVAAANPNTVVVVNAGSPVEMPWRDDVAAVLLGWFPGQEGGAALADVLTGAEEPGGRLPTTWPAALADAPVTDVTPVNGQLHYTEGVHTGYRAWDRAGTTPAYPFGHGLGYTTWEYEALELSPESATVRVRNTGTRPGRETVQLYAAPAGDDPVDRPARWLAGFASVQAGPGETAEAEIRLPRRAFEIWDEETGAWTAVPGTYEIRAGRSLTDTRLTALLTVGTD
- a CDS encoding aldose epimerase family protein, which produces MADVGVCGRLADGTAVHRWVLERGGTRVAVLTYGGIVQSVEVPDRDGAVANVVLGYGSPGGYEADPGPYFGALVGRYANRIAGGAFTLDGRVHRLARNGGPNCLHGGERGFDKRVWDAEAVDGGVRLSRVSPDGEEGFPGRLEVSATYTLDADGALRIAYRAVTDAPTVVALTNHSYWNLGGGHELRLAAGHFTPLDGSAIPTGEVASVAGTRFDFRTPRPVGTGLDHNFVLDGDRDGPAAELYSPRSGRLLTVRTTEPGLQVYAPEHPDGVALETQAFPDSPNRPRFPSTVLRPGEVYASETVYAFGCR
- a CDS encoding GDSL-type esterase/lipase family protein yields the protein MPASRRGRIRTLAAWAAATALVAGVALAGCDAEPERGPGVAARPSPSPKPTPEWDTSPASVAAVGDSITRGFDACGVLVDCPEVSWATGGDARVNSLARRLLGPAALPARSWNLARSGARAAELPTQMARAAAKRPGLVTVMVGANDACRDSTALMTPVPDFRASLTEAMRELREVSPKSQVYVSSVPDLKRLWSTGRGSAIGKQVWKLGVCASMLGNADDLGPAATERREQVYRRVVAYNEALREVCAKDRLCRYDGGAVFDFRFTGEQLSPWDWFHPGLDGQERLADIAYAKVTEGGGDG
- a CDS encoding DUF3145 domain-containing protein, giving the protein MTTRGVLYVHSAPRALCPHVEWAVAGVLGARVQLDWIRQPAAPGTWRAEFSWQGEPGTASKLASALRGWQMLRFEVTAEPCATAEGERYSATPELGIFHAVTGMHGDILIPEDRLRAALVRSAQGETQLEAEIAKLLGKPWDDELEPFRYAGEGAPVRWLHQVV